A window of Zingiber officinale cultivar Zhangliang chromosome 5A, Zo_v1.1, whole genome shotgun sequence contains these coding sequences:
- the LOC121980255 gene encoding probable aquaporin PIP2-6, whose product MSKEVVGKAEHPPVKDYHDPPPAPLFDFGELRLWSFYRALIAEFVATLLFLYVSVATVIGYKVQSQGDECGGVGTLGIAWAFGGMIFILVYCTAGISGGHINPAVTLGLFLARKVSLVRAVLYMVAQCLGAICGVGIVKGIMKHQFNQFGGGANSVALGYSKGTALGAEIIGTFVLVYTVFSATDPKRSARDSHVPVLAPLPIGFAVFMVHLATIPITGTGINPARSFGAAVIYNHSKPWHDHWIFWVGPFVGALAAAVYHQFVLRAAAVKALGSFRSTRSI is encoded by the exons ATGTCGAAGGAGGTGGTTGGGAAGGCGGAGCACCCTCCGGTGAAGGACTACCATGACCCGCCTCCTGCTCCTCTGTTTGATTTTGGGGAGCTCAGGCTCTGGTCATTCTACAGGGCGCTCATCGCCGAGTTCGTCGCTACCCTGCTCTTCCTTTACGTTTCGGTGGCCACCGTCATCGGGTACAAAGTCCAGTCGCAGGGAGATGAGTGCGGTGGCGTCGGCACCCTGGGCATCGCTTGGGCCTTCGGTGGCATGATCTTTATCCTTGTCTACTGCACCGCCGGCATCTCAG GCGGGCACATCAACCCGGCGGTGACGCTTGGGCTGTTCCTGGCACGGAAGGTGTCGCTGGTGCGCGCGGTGCTTTACATGGTGGCGCAGTGCCTGGGCGCCATCTGCGGCGTGGGGATCGTGAAGGGCATCATGAAGCATCAATTCAACCAGTTCGGCGGCGGCGCGAACTCGGTGGCCTTGGGCTACTCGAAGGGCACCGCGCTCGGCGCCGAGATCATCGGCACTTTCGTCCTCGTCTACACCGTCTTCTCCGCCACCGACCCCAAGCGCAGCGCGCGCGATTCCCACGTCCcg GTCCTGGCTCCCCTGCCCATCGGTTTTGCAGTGTTTATGGTGCATTTGGCGACGATTCCCATCACCGGCACCGGCATCAACCCCGCGAGGAGTTTTGGAGCTGCCGTCATCTACAACCATAGCAAGCCATGGCATGACCAC TGGATCTTTTGGGTCGGTCCTTTCGTCGGAGCACTTGCGGCGGCCGTGTACCACCAGTTCGTGCTGAGAGCGGCGGCCGTCAAAGCCTTGGGATCGTTCCGGAGCACCCGCAGCATCTAA